From one Lolium rigidum isolate FL_2022 unplaced genomic scaffold, APGP_CSIRO_Lrig_0.1 contig_37540_1, whole genome shotgun sequence genomic stretch:
- the LOC124681248 gene encoding uncharacterized protein sll0005-like produces MIDEGLYCSLRQLLEDGFFHADPHPGNLVATADGSLAYFDFGMMGDIPRHYRVGLIQMLVHYVNRDSLGLANDFHSLGFVPEGTDLHAVASALRVAFDDGRRQSNDFQVS; encoded by the exons ATGATTGATGAG GGTCTCTATTGCTCGCTGAGACAACTTCTGGAAGATGGGTTTTTCCATGCAGACCCCCATCCAGGTAATCTGGTGGCTACTGCAGACGGATCTCTGGCATATTTTGACTTTGGTATGATGGGTGATATTCCAAGACACTATCGAGTAGGACTCATACAAATG CTTGTGCACTATGTTAATCGCGACTCCTTGGGCTTGGCGAACGACTTCCATTCCCTGGGATTCGTCCCCGAGGGAACAGACCTACATGCAGTTGCAAGTGCGTTGAGGGTTGCCTTTGATGATGGAAGGAGGCAATCAAATGATTTCCAGGTTAGTTAA